Proteins from one Longimicrobium sp. genomic window:
- a CDS encoding non-heme iron oxygenase ferredoxin subunit: protein MAFVRVAALSQLPEGGALGVEAAGRRIAVARVDGEVYAFADNCSHRDFPLSHGEVDAAARTITCEWHGAAFCLLTGEPTCAPAFRPIAIYPAKVEDGAVWVEIADEPAPAEKAGGLRSLGI, encoded by the coding sequence GTGGCGTTCGTGAGGGTGGCCGCGCTCTCCCAGCTTCCGGAGGGCGGGGCGCTGGGCGTGGAGGCGGCCGGGCGGCGGATCGCGGTGGCGCGGGTGGACGGCGAGGTGTACGCCTTCGCCGACAACTGCTCGCACCGCGACTTTCCGCTCAGCCACGGCGAGGTGGACGCGGCGGCGCGCACCATCACCTGCGAGTGGCACGGCGCCGCCTTCTGCCTGCTCACCGGCGAGCCCACCTGCGCCCCCGCCTTCCGCCCCATCGCCATCTACCCCGCCAAGGTCGAGGACGGCGCGGTGTGGGTGGAGATCGCCGACGAGCCCGCCCCGGCGGAGAAGGCCGGCGGGCTGCGGAGTTTGGGGATCTAG
- a CDS encoding cysteine desulfurase — translation MTLSTLETASPALDLERIRADFPILDQEVNGHPLVYLDNAASTQKPAAVIDAIGHLYRHDYANVHRGVHELSHRATEAYEQARGKVARLLGIGDEGEFVWTKGTTEGLNLIAYTWGQANIRAGDEILLSVMDHHSNLVPWQLLAQRTGAKLRFLDIDGEGRLDLSALDDLLTERTKLVSIAHISNALGTINPVTEIAAKAHAVGAVMVVDGAQSAPHLPVDVPSLGADFYAFSGHKMCGPTGSGGLWGRREVLEAMPPFHGGGDMIDFVELESSTYAPLPLKFEAGTPNIAGAVGLGAAADYLASVGREAILAHERHLMAYALERIAEVPDLTVYGPRDPAARSGVVSFTLGDVHPHDIATILDGEGIAVRAGHHCCQPLMRRLCVPATARASFYLYSGTDDVDRLIDALHKARAVFGY, via the coding sequence ATGACGCTGTCGACTCTCGAAACCGCATCCCCCGCGCTGGACCTGGAGCGCATCCGCGCCGACTTCCCGATCCTCGATCAGGAAGTGAACGGCCATCCGCTCGTCTACCTCGACAACGCGGCCAGCACGCAGAAGCCGGCCGCGGTGATCGATGCCATCGGCCACCTGTACCGCCACGACTACGCCAACGTGCACCGCGGCGTGCACGAGCTGTCGCACCGCGCCACCGAGGCGTACGAGCAGGCGCGCGGGAAGGTGGCCCGGCTGCTGGGGATCGGGGACGAAGGCGAATTCGTCTGGACGAAGGGGACCACCGAAGGGCTGAACCTCATCGCCTACACCTGGGGGCAGGCCAACATCCGGGCGGGCGACGAGATCCTGCTGTCGGTGATGGACCATCACTCCAACCTGGTCCCCTGGCAGCTGCTGGCGCAGAGGACGGGGGCGAAGCTGCGCTTCCTGGACATCGACGGGGAGGGGCGGCTGGACCTGTCGGCGCTCGACGACCTGCTGACGGAGCGCACGAAGCTCGTCTCCATCGCCCACATCTCCAACGCGCTGGGGACCATCAACCCCGTCACCGAGATCGCCGCGAAGGCGCACGCGGTGGGCGCGGTGATGGTGGTGGACGGCGCGCAGTCGGCCCCCCATCTCCCCGTGGACGTGCCGTCGCTGGGGGCGGACTTCTACGCGTTCAGCGGCCACAAGATGTGCGGGCCCACGGGGAGCGGCGGGCTGTGGGGGCGCCGCGAGGTGCTGGAAGCCATGCCGCCCTTCCACGGCGGCGGCGACATGATCGACTTCGTGGAGCTGGAAAGCTCGACCTACGCGCCGCTGCCGCTGAAGTTCGAGGCGGGGACGCCGAACATCGCCGGGGCTGTCGGCCTTGGCGCCGCGGCGGACTACCTGGCGTCCGTCGGCCGCGAGGCGATCCTGGCGCACGAGCGGCACCTGATGGCGTACGCGCTGGAGCGCATCGCCGAGGTGCCGGACCTCACCGTGTACGGCCCGCGCGACCCGGCCGCGCGCTCGGGCGTGGTCAGCTTCACGCTGGGCGACGTGCACCCGCACGACATCGCCACCATCCTGGACGGCGAGGGGATCGCGGTGCGCGCGGGGCACCACTGCTGCCAGCCGCTGATGCGCCGCCTCTGCGTTCCCGCCACCGCCCGCGCTTCGTTCTACCTCTACTCGGGCACGGACGACGTGGACCGCCTCATCGACGCGCTGCACAAGGCGCGCGCGGTGTTCGGGTACTGA
- the sufU gene encoding Fe-S cluster assembly sulfur transfer protein SufU: MSLPLDGIYQELILRHYRSPAHRGEMDAPDAVVMMRNPTCGDDIVLQLRVSGGVIEDVRFKGQGCAISQASASMMSGLIAGKTFAEAEPLLARFRDMIHGDAEAARDKQLGDLRALSGVARLPRRVKCAMLPWDALEEARKQLPEV, translated from the coding sequence ATGAGCCTTCCGCTGGACGGCATCTACCAGGAGCTGATCCTCCGCCACTACCGCAGCCCCGCGCACCGCGGCGAGATGGACGCGCCCGACGCGGTGGTGATGATGCGCAACCCCACCTGCGGCGACGACATCGTGCTGCAGCTGCGGGTGAGCGGCGGGGTGATCGAGGACGTGCGCTTCAAGGGGCAGGGGTGCGCCATCTCGCAGGCCTCGGCGTCGATGATGAGCGGCCTGATCGCGGGGAAGACCTTCGCCGAGGCCGAGCCGCTGCTGGCGCGCTTCCGCGACATGATCCACGGCGATGCCGAGGCCGCGCGCGACAAGCAGCTGGGCGACCTGCGCGCGCTGAGCGGCGTCGCCCGCCTCCCGCGGCGGGTGAAGTGCGCCATGCTCCCGTGGGACGCGCTGGAGGAGGCGCGCAAGCAGCTTCCCGAGGTCTGA
- a CDS encoding PrsW family intramembrane metalloprotease, which translates to MPQNNQMKMVMGTAAVAVLCLLGLVTLLMIGAMNTGLPGLVVGMIMAVLPVPLYVALALWVDRYEKEPRWMLAAAFLWGATGAVFFAFIFNSIAAAIFGTVGGRGAAEIGGSVLSAPLVEELAKGVALFTFFFWKKDEFDDVIDGVIYAAMVGLGFAMTENVSYYGQALQGGGLSGTFFVRGVLAPFSHPLFTAMTGIGLGLSRETLRKGLKSAAPLLGLSTAMFLHATWNLSASFGAAFLVAYLFIMVPAFFGLVGVVLYAQARERKIIRANLIPYVQTGHVSPGELEVLCRFGGRTKTLMAAMSAAGWAGLRREARFHQAASELAFHRWRTERGISKGVQEYTVREAEYLRVIAECRMQPVARFGGYAGA; encoded by the coding sequence ATGCCGCAGAACAACCAGATGAAGATGGTGATGGGCACCGCCGCGGTCGCGGTGCTGTGCCTGCTCGGGCTCGTCACCCTGCTGATGATTGGCGCCATGAACACCGGCCTTCCCGGGCTGGTGGTGGGGATGATCATGGCGGTGCTCCCGGTGCCGCTGTACGTGGCGCTGGCGCTCTGGGTGGACCGCTACGAGAAGGAGCCCAGGTGGATGCTGGCGGCCGCCTTCCTGTGGGGCGCCACGGGGGCGGTGTTCTTCGCCTTCATCTTCAACTCCATCGCCGCCGCCATCTTCGGCACGGTGGGCGGCCGGGGCGCGGCGGAGATCGGCGGGAGCGTGCTCTCGGCGCCGCTGGTGGAGGAGCTGGCCAAGGGCGTGGCGCTCTTCACCTTCTTCTTCTGGAAGAAGGACGAGTTCGACGACGTGATCGACGGGGTGATCTACGCCGCCATGGTGGGGCTGGGCTTCGCGATGACCGAGAACGTGTCCTACTACGGGCAGGCGCTGCAGGGCGGCGGGCTGAGCGGCACCTTCTTCGTGCGTGGCGTGCTGGCGCCCTTCTCGCACCCGCTGTTCACCGCGATGACCGGCATCGGGCTGGGGCTCTCGCGCGAGACGCTGCGCAAGGGGCTGAAGAGCGCGGCGCCGCTCCTGGGCCTGTCGACGGCCATGTTCCTGCACGCGACCTGGAACCTGTCGGCCTCGTTCGGCGCGGCGTTCCTGGTGGCGTACCTGTTCATCATGGTGCCGGCGTTCTTCGGGCTGGTGGGGGTGGTGCTGTACGCGCAGGCCCGCGAGCGCAAGATCATCCGCGCCAACCTGATCCCCTACGTGCAGACCGGCCACGTGTCGCCCGGCGAGCTGGAGGTGCTGTGCCGCTTCGGCGGGCGCACGAAGACGCTGATGGCCGCGATGAGCGCCGCGGGATGGGCCGGATTGCGGCGCGAGGCGCGCTTCCACCAGGCGGCCAGCGAGCTGGCGTTCCACCGCTGGCGCACCGAGCGCGGCATCAGCAAGGGCGTGCAGGAGTACACGGTCCGCGAGGCCGAGTACCTGCGGGTGATCGCCGAGTGCCGCATGCAGCCGGTCGCGCGCTTCGGCGGCTACGCGGGCGCGTAA
- a CDS encoding carboxypeptidase-like regulatory domain-containing protein — MKPNWSTRTLALAALLLAAPLSAQIMGGRVMDRATNEPVKDAIVEALNDAGRTVNRGRTDRDGFFVFEFREAGAYRIRTQRIGYRTTTSDSVRVEERQTVQVEIKLSTGDVELAPLTVTAKTQPPHSRQLDQEGFYDRERIGFGKFLTQYEIQQKAPLETSEVFRGVPGVGLVPAGGSHYNLVITRGGDNCSPRVMVDNMAVDQQDMDTMVKPQDIAGIEVYRGPSEIPGRWMGQRSTCGLVVIWTRRGNDDTPARP, encoded by the coding sequence ATGAAGCCGAACTGGTCCACCCGGACGCTGGCGCTGGCCGCGCTCCTCCTTGCCGCTCCGCTCTCCGCGCAGATCATGGGGGGGCGGGTGATGGACCGCGCCACCAACGAGCCGGTGAAGGACGCCATCGTGGAGGCGCTGAACGATGCCGGGCGCACCGTGAACCGCGGCCGCACCGACCGCGACGGCTTCTTCGTGTTCGAGTTCCGCGAGGCCGGCGCGTACCGCATCCGCACGCAGCGCATCGGCTACCGCACCACCACCTCCGACTCGGTGCGGGTGGAGGAGCGGCAGACGGTGCAGGTGGAGATCAAGCTCAGCACCGGCGACGTGGAGCTGGCGCCGCTGACGGTGACGGCCAAGACCCAGCCGCCGCACTCGCGCCAGCTGGACCAGGAGGGCTTCTACGACCGCGAGCGGATCGGCTTCGGGAAGTTCCTGACGCAGTACGAGATCCAGCAGAAGGCGCCGCTGGAGACGAGCGAGGTGTTCCGCGGGGTGCCGGGGGTGGGGCTGGTTCCCGCCGGCGGCTCGCACTACAACCTGGTGATCACCCGCGGCGGCGACAACTGCAGCCCGCGGGTGATGGTGGACAACATGGCGGTGGACCAGCAGGACATGGACACCATGGTGAAGCCGCAGGACATCGCCGGCATCGAGGTGTACCGCGGCCCCAGCGAGATCCCCGGCCGGTGGATGGGCCAGCGCTCCACCTGCGGCCTGGTGGTCATCTGGACCCGCCGCGGCAACGACGACACGCCGGCCCGGCCGTAG
- a CDS encoding serine hydrolase — protein sequence MLRFAARVAVPCAMLLQGACAPPPVFTPPPRMAGLEGEVREIIRRHAGDTAEVSVAFLDLRTGDSLLVEAHRPLHAASTMKVPVMLELFRRADAGELSLGDSVMVRNQFRSIADGSTYALDPADDSDSTLYARIGRRLPVRALIELMITRSSNLATNLLIDLADPRRIARTMESIGAGEMRVLRGVEDGPAFRAGMNNTTSAHALMRVMAAVADGRAASPAASREMAEILGRQEFTEMIPAGVPPGTRTANKTGSITRIAHDAAIVYPPGRAPYVLVVMTHGFATPASAAPVGREISAAVWRHVTGAR from the coding sequence ATGCTCCGATTCGCCGCGAGGGTGGCCGTTCCGTGCGCGATGCTGCTGCAGGGCGCGTGCGCTCCGCCGCCCGTCTTCACGCCGCCGCCGCGGATGGCGGGGCTGGAGGGCGAGGTGCGCGAGATCATCCGCCGGCACGCGGGCGACACCGCGGAGGTGTCGGTCGCCTTCCTGGACCTGCGCACGGGCGATTCGCTGCTGGTGGAGGCGCACCGCCCGCTGCACGCCGCCAGCACCATGAAGGTGCCGGTGATGCTGGAGCTCTTCCGCCGCGCCGACGCGGGCGAGCTCTCGCTGGGCGATTCGGTGATGGTGCGCAACCAGTTCCGCAGCATCGCCGACGGGAGCACGTACGCGCTGGACCCGGCGGACGACAGCGACAGCACGCTGTACGCGCGCATCGGCCGGCGGCTCCCCGTCCGCGCGCTGATCGAGCTGATGATCACCCGCTCCAGCAACCTGGCGACGAACCTGCTGATCGACCTGGCGGACCCGCGCCGCATCGCGCGGACGATGGAATCCATAGGCGCGGGGGAGATGCGCGTGCTGCGCGGCGTGGAGGACGGGCCCGCCTTCCGCGCGGGGATGAACAACACCACCAGCGCCCACGCGCTGATGCGGGTGATGGCGGCGGTGGCGGACGGCCGCGCCGCGTCGCCCGCGGCAAGCCGGGAGATGGCGGAGATCCTGGGGCGGCAGGAGTTCACGGAGATGATTCCCGCCGGGGTGCCGCCGGGAACGCGCACCGCGAACAAGACCGGTTCGATCACGCGCATCGCCCACGACGCGGCGATCGTGTATCCCCCCGGCCGCGCGCCGTACGTGCTGGTGGTGATGACGCACGGCTTCGCCACCCCGGCATCCGCGGCGCCGGTGGGGCGCGAGATCTCGGCGGCGGTGTGGCGGCACGTCACCGGCGCGCGGTGA